TTCAGCGCGATCTCTCCACTTTGTTTACAGGGAGAACGGCTAAACAACTTTGCGTGAATATTTTTGAGGAAACTCAGCCTTGTCCCGTAACATTGCTAGATCATGCAGCTTATCTAGGGCGGGAGTTTCTACGGGCTGAAATTGCTTTAATTAATGGCTTAGAGTACGTTCAAGACTAAGCTGCCATAGCATTTAAAGCCGAATTTGGCGGACACAGGCAAGATGCCTGTGCCACCGATACCGAAACGACAAAAATCTTCTATCTTGAAGCGATTGTTGTTAAATGATTGTCAGCTTGGCAGGCAAATAGTTACTTCACATACCAGAAATAGGTAGCCATTGGAATGACCGTTGCGGCAATTAACAAGACAATCACCCAGATAGTGGCGTTTCCTGTATCGGTTTCTTCTGCGGATTTATAGGTGCTGGCGACATTAACTTTGTCAACGACTTTAGGTGCGCCTGGATCGGGTTGACCGGATAATACAGCGATCAGGCGATCGCTAGCATCCGAGAAGGCTTGATTGTATTTGTTACCGTCGCGCAACGGTACTTGTACGGTTTCGTTAGCAATGCTTGAGGCAATTTCATCAGGTAGGATAGATTTCACTTTGTCGCCAGTAAAGATGGCGGTGTTGTTGGTGACGGTATCGATTACCAGCAAGGTTTCATTAGCGGCGGCTTCTTCTGTGGGGAACCATTTTTGAAACAACTGCTTGGCGAAGCTTTCCACTGTTTCACCGTAGTCTAGTCGGCGCAGCGTGACCATCCTCACCTCGTTGCCAGTTTTTTTGGCTAAATTGTCTAAAGCGTTGCTAATAGTGCCTTCATTGAGGCGGCTGAGGACTTCGCCTTTATCGAAAACCCAAGTGCGATCGCCCAAGGCTAATTTTGGGATTTCATAAACACCAGTGGCGTTAGCGGGGGAAGCAACTACCGTGCTTGCTAGAAACATTAAGGCGACGGAGATAATTAAGCGCTGGATGTGCTTTTTCCAGCTAGAAAGTTTGTTGACAGATGTAGTCATAATTGACCCTAAAATGGCTTTTAAAAAAACATACCTTAAAAATCCCCCTAGCAGTGGTAGACGTGCTAGGGTCAAAGATAAAGTTGTCTGAGGGGCTTGGACGGTAGAGCTATGA
The Microcoleus sp. FACHB-831 genome window above contains:
- the psb32 gene encoding photosystem II repair protein Psb32, whose protein sequence is MTTSVNKLSSWKKHIQRLIISVALMFLASTVVASPANATGVYEIPKLALGDRTWVFDKGEVLSRLNEGTISNALDNLAKKTGNEVRMVTLRRLDYGETVESFAKQLFQKWFPTEEAAANETLLVIDTVTNNTAIFTGDKVKSILPDEIASSIANETVQVPLRDGNKYNQAFSDASDRLIAVLSGQPDPGAPKVVDKVNVASTYKSAEETDTGNATIWVIVLLIAATVIPMATYFWYVK